The following coding sequences are from one Musa acuminata AAA Group cultivar baxijiao chromosome BXJ2-4, Cavendish_Baxijiao_AAA, whole genome shotgun sequence window:
- the LOC103981141 gene encoding uncharacterized protein LOC103981141 encodes MEGGCVHNCIPCKRMEYDHRFSASPPPTPPLKAKHHHLCFTSCFRPVTGCDGGDPESPYGERAARPLIRSPKSWIRSKAHELPDTCCKCRALVSHCRWGRHRRHHSADFRYDPLSYALNFDEGSQGESPASAEQLRYRCFSSRLPASPPRGTDGGGFDDRKRSHGVEGIEAPLRFT; translated from the coding sequence ATGGAGGGGGGCTGTGTTCATAACTGCATCCCCTGCAAGAGGATGGAGTACGATCACCGTTTCTCCGCGTCACCGCCGCCTACCCCGCCGCTGAAGGCGAAGCACCACCACCTCTGCTTCACGTCCTGTTTCCGCCCCGTCACTGGCTGCGACGGCGGGGACCCGGAATCCCCATACGGGGAGCGCGCCGCCCGGCCGCTGATCCGATCGCCCAAGTCGTGGATCCGATCCAAGGCGCACGAGCTGCCGGATACCTGCTGCAAATGCCGGGCCCTGGTCTCCCACTGCCGTTGGGGGAGGCACCGGCGCCACCACTCCGCCGACTTCAGGTACGACCCCCTTAGCTACGCCCTCAACTTCGACGAGGGGTCCCAGGGCGAGTCTCCCGCTAGCGCCGAGCAGCTCCGGTACCGCTGCTTCTCGTCCCGGCTCCCGGCGTCGCCCCCGCGCGGCACCGATGGCGGTGGATTCGATGATCGGAAGAGGTCTCATGGAGTCGAAGGGATTGAGGCGCCCCTGCGATTCACCTAA